In one window of Kosmotoga pacifica DNA:
- a CDS encoding HDIG domain-containing metalloprotein, protein MKEKVKRSRFARSFNLENITNYLLFPMLMALLTNILYLDWPQKPFISLTGSIVFWYLFAERSFKRSHYFKLHRTYRYVVFSVITLGVFLNSVFSYFFTLDYVVSLSPIFLCVTIITILVGYEEGMASGLYLSFMTTTINRFSVEDFVILSVITLFSALLTRRILRRINIARTGFEVGTIFLLIRIVDSIFNMEFSSTDLIISFLNPIVSSIVAIGIIPYIEYISRIYSDVGLLELGNLSHPLLKELSMNAPGTYYHSVALANLAEAAAEMTGANAILARVASYFHDIGKAKRPQYFTENQQDINPHDGLTPSMSSLVINEHVRLGVELARKYRLPLLVEDIIREHHGTRVKKYFYHKAKSQGNSNIADFKYPGPKPRFRESGIIMLADSVEAAFKSLKDPTPGKIRELVEDIVNGIYNERQLDRSGLNLSDLEEIIDAFTRVLINTSQSRIEYPKEKVEKVVISNENHNRKPDSKDSRS, encoded by the coding sequence ATGAAAGAAAAAGTTAAGAGAAGCAGATTCGCCAGATCGTTCAACCTGGAGAATATAACAAATTATCTGCTCTTTCCCATGTTAATGGCATTGTTGACAAACATCCTCTACCTGGACTGGCCACAGAAACCCTTTATATCGTTGACGGGATCAATCGTTTTCTGGTATCTCTTCGCGGAGAGGAGTTTCAAACGAAGTCATTACTTCAAATTACACAGGACTTACAGATACGTAGTTTTTTCTGTAATAACCCTGGGTGTTTTCCTCAATTCTGTCTTTTCCTACTTCTTCACACTGGATTATGTGGTAAGCCTTTCACCCATTTTTCTTTGTGTCACGATAATAACAATTCTTGTTGGTTACGAAGAGGGAATGGCGTCCGGATTGTATTTGTCGTTCATGACAACTACAATAAACAGATTCTCTGTTGAAGATTTCGTAATTCTTTCAGTAATAACGCTGTTTTCAGCTCTATTAACGCGGAGAATTTTGCGGAGGATCAACATAGCACGTACTGGCTTTGAAGTTGGGACAATTTTCCTTCTGATCAGAATTGTTGATTCCATATTCAATATGGAATTCAGCTCGACGGATCTAATTATTTCGTTTTTGAATCCGATTGTTTCATCAATTGTTGCTATTGGTATCATTCCATACATTGAGTACATCAGCAGGATATATTCAGACGTTGGTCTGCTGGAACTTGGGAATCTTTCCCACCCACTGCTGAAAGAACTCTCCATGAATGCTCCAGGTACTTATTATCACAGCGTAGCTCTAGCAAACCTTGCAGAAGCAGCTGCTGAGATGACAGGGGCAAATGCAATTCTTGCTAGAGTTGCTTCATATTTCCATGATATAGGTAAAGCAAAAAGACCGCAATATTTCACAGAAAATCAACAGGATATCAATCCACATGATGGTTTAACCCCGTCGATGTCAAGTCTCGTTATCAACGAACACGTTAGGCTTGGTGTTGAACTCGCAAGAAAGTACAGACTTCCCCTTTTAGTCGAAGATATTATCAGAGAACACCATGGAACCCGGGTGAAAAAGTATTTTTACCATAAAGCCAAGAGCCAGGGAAATAGTAATATTGCAGATTTTAAATATCCGGGCCCGAAACCCCGATTCAGGGAATCGGGAATCATTATGCTGGCCGATTCCGTAGAAGCCGCTTTCAAAAGCCTTAAAGATCCAACTCCCGGGAAAATAAGAGAACTCGTCGAAGACATTGTTAATGGTATCTATAATGAGAGGCAACTTGACCGGAGTGGCCTTAATCTTAGCGATCTGGAAGAGATAATAGACGCCTTCACAAGGGTTTTGATAAATACTAGCCAGAGCCGAATAGAGTATCCCAAGGAAAAAGTGGAAAAGGTGGTGATTTCCAACGAAAATCATAATAGAAAACCGGACAGCAAAGATAGTAGATCTTGA
- the ybeY gene encoding rRNA maturation RNase YbeY yields the protein MIIENRTAKIVDLEKLQKLVKNVIVEELGSEPESELDILLTNDAEIAELNEKYRKKEGPTDILSFEYGLNEAVIGDIMISLETIARQAEEYGNAFEEELGLMIVHGVLHILGYNHELNDEEASEMFERQQKYFDRFVKEG from the coding sequence ATCATAATAGAAAACCGGACAGCAAAGATAGTAGATCTTGAAAAGCTGCAGAAACTGGTAAAGAATGTAATCGTGGAAGAACTTGGAAGCGAACCAGAGTCTGAGCTGGATATATTGCTTACAAACGATGCTGAGATAGCCGAGTTGAATGAAAAATACAGAAAAAAGGAAGGCCCCACCGATATCCTCTCTTTTGAATATGGTCTTAATGAGGCAGTTATTGGAGACATAATGATTTCCCTGGAGACCATCGCGCGACAGGCAGAAGAATACGGGAACGCTTTTGAAGAAGAACTCGGATTGATGATAGTGCATGGTGTCCTCCATATTCTGGGATACAATCATGAGCTCAATGATGAGGAAGCTAGTGAAATGTTTGAACGACAGCAGAAATATTTTGATAGATTTGTCAAGGAGGGATAA
- a CDS encoding HAD-IA family hydrolase: MIKLIIFDLGGVFYSDADVTPKISVELGIERGLFLEYAIRSGLNELSCGLITANDFWHRFEKVSGMHVSEELWGKLFNPSINEDVHNLIINLRKRYRVVAGTNTIAPHYEIMLERGDLTVFDCVYASNIIGNAKPDQEFFRKILNAEKIAPNEAVFIDDTEVNVRSADGLGIKAIHFRDGIELDRLLNRLIG; the protein is encoded by the coding sequence TTGATAAAACTGATTATTTTCGATCTCGGCGGTGTATTCTATAGTGACGCAGATGTTACGCCAAAAATCTCTGTGGAGCTTGGGATAGAGAGGGGACTCTTTCTGGAATACGCAATACGATCGGGTTTGAATGAATTGAGCTGTGGCTTGATCACTGCAAATGATTTCTGGCATCGATTTGAGAAGGTTTCAGGGATGCATGTCTCTGAAGAACTATGGGGGAAGTTATTTAACCCCTCTATAAACGAAGATGTACATAACCTCATTATCAACCTGAGAAAAAGGTACAGAGTAGTTGCTGGTACTAATACTATAGCTCCACACTATGAAATAATGTTGGAGCGTGGGGATCTGACTGTTTTTGACTGTGTATATGCCTCTAATATAATCGGGAATGCTAAACCTGATCAGGAATTCTTCAGAAAGATTCTAAACGCTGAGAAGATTGCACCGAATGAAGCGGTCTTCATCGATGACACGGAGGTTAACGTGCGTTCTGCCGACGGACTTGGTATAAAGGCCATACATTTCAGAGATGGTATTGAACTCGATAGATTGTTGAATAGACTCATTGGTTAA
- the ispD gene encoding 2-C-methyl-D-erythritol 4-phosphate cytidylyltransferase: MRTAALIVAGGEGKRFGSPLPKQFLKLAGKEIFIRSVEIFRHSASISKIVLVMHPNWLEKAVKILSDLGLKDVEVVPGGSNRQRSVYNGLVALRKYNPEVVMIHDAARPLFDKGQIVEILGLIKRGTGVVVAEKLVDTLYFVENNYVIDIPDRTKLWKAQTPQCFIFEEILEAHTRAKEDSLNNATDDASLYMKYVGRIKLIDSNSPNFKITSPSDLHLAECYLKSVNQ; encoded by the coding sequence ATGAGAACTGCGGCGCTAATTGTTGCTGGAGGAGAGGGGAAACGCTTTGGTTCCCCTCTCCCAAAGCAATTTTTAAAACTCGCTGGCAAAGAGATATTCATAAGATCTGTGGAAATCTTTCGACATTCAGCCTCCATTTCTAAAATTGTACTAGTAATGCATCCAAATTGGTTGGAAAAAGCAGTAAAAATACTATCCGATCTCGGATTAAAAGATGTCGAGGTGGTACCTGGAGGTTCGAACAGACAGCGATCAGTATACAACGGGCTTGTTGCTTTAAGAAAGTATAATCCCGAAGTTGTCATGATACACGATGCCGCCAGGCCTCTTTTTGATAAAGGGCAGATTGTTGAAATCCTAGGTCTTATCAAAAGGGGGACAGGTGTGGTCGTAGCCGAGAAGCTCGTAGACACCCTCTACTTTGTGGAAAATAACTATGTTATAGATATTCCTGACAGGACAAAACTATGGAAAGCGCAGACACCTCAGTGCTTTATATTTGAAGAAATACTGGAGGCTCATACACGCGCAAAAGAAGACAGTTTGAATAACGCTACCGATGATGCCAGCCTTTATATGAAATATGTGGGCAGAATCAAATTGATCGATTCAAATTCACCGAACTTCAAAATAACCTCACCATCTGACCTGCACCTTGCTGAATGCTATCTAAAAAGTGTTAACCAATGA
- a CDS encoding L-serine ammonia-lyase, iron-sulfur-dependent, subunit beta has product MDFKKLIDTAIKTGTKLDRVIADWYMLESGASSEEPFVFSKKMIEEMFGAYEVRLKSSAPSLTGWVGDTAEKLRKHSPVFMNEQLIFGLEVALSIAEHNASMGKIVACPTAGSCGVVPGVILSLKKFNHFSVDELSRALVVAGAVGECIKEKASISGAVAGCQVEIGTATAMASTIIVYVIDNTNYDALYSAPALSLKALMGLVCDPVGGFVEIPCVKRNAFGVSIAYTAAEMALAGIKSIIPFDEVAEAMGKVGRSLPEELRETGKGGIAATPTAKKLFEEFINRGDMG; this is encoded by the coding sequence ATGGATTTCAAAAAATTGATAGATACTGCTATAAAGACTGGAACGAAACTCGATAGAGTTATCGCTGATTGGTATATGCTTGAAAGTGGAGCTTCTTCAGAAGAACCGTTTGTGTTCTCAAAGAAAATGATCGAAGAGATGTTTGGAGCTTACGAAGTGCGTCTGAAATCTTCAGCACCTTCTTTAACAGGTTGGGTTGGTGACACCGCCGAGAAGCTGAGAAAACACTCTCCAGTATTTATGAATGAGCAGCTGATTTTTGGGCTGGAAGTGGCATTATCGATAGCTGAACACAATGCATCTATGGGCAAAATCGTTGCGTGCCCGACTGCCGGCTCTTGTGGTGTTGTACCGGGAGTTATTTTAAGTCTAAAAAAATTCAATCACTTCAGTGTTGATGAGTTAAGCAGAGCTCTGGTGGTAGCCGGAGCGGTTGGTGAGTGCATAAAAGAGAAGGCCTCCATTTCGGGGGCTGTTGCTGGCTGCCAGGTAGAAATTGGAACCGCAACGGCTATGGCATCAACAATAATCGTTTATGTTATCGACAATACTAACTACGATGCCCTGTATTCCGCTCCAGCTCTCTCCTTGAAAGCGCTTATGGGGCTTGTGTGTGATCCAGTAGGGGGGTTCGTTGAAATTCCATGCGTCAAGAGGAACGCCTTCGGCGTTTCTATCGCATACACCGCTGCTGAAATGGCACTTGCTGGAATAAAGTCAATCATACCGTTTGATGAAGTTGCAGAAGCCATGGGAAAGGTTGGTCGTTCTCTGCCAGAAGAATTGAGGGAAACAGGTAAAGGTGGTATCGCTGCTACGCCAACGGCAAAAAAACTATTTGAAGAATTCATAAATAGAGGTGATATGGGTTGA
- a CDS encoding RrF2 family transcriptional regulator — protein MGFTIKSSYALRALQELASSSEEGTEKLSLSEISRRNNIPRDFLEKIFAELREAGFVKSLRGRYGGYILAKKPEEIKLKDVILKLDSPMNSYMCLKSKDECEIDPFCAVKYVWLKLYNAMLKELGSMTLKDVVELSKNIKHNAELLRKASTPEILGDSG, from the coding sequence ATGGGTTTTACGATTAAGAGTAGCTACGCTCTAAGAGCATTGCAGGAGCTAGCGTCGTCTTCAGAAGAAGGGACCGAGAAACTGTCTTTATCTGAAATTTCTCGTAGAAATAATATCCCAAGAGACTTCCTCGAAAAAATATTCGCAGAGCTGAGAGAAGCCGGCTTTGTAAAGTCTCTAAGGGGTAGATACGGTGGTTATATTCTCGCTAAGAAACCCGAGGAAATAAAATTAAAAGATGTAATTTTAAAACTCGACAGTCCCATGAATTCCTACATGTGTCTGAAATCAAAGGATGAGTGTGAAATTGATCCGTTCTGTGCCGTTAAGTATGTATGGCTGAAGTTGTACAATGCCATGCTCAAAGAACTTGGTAGTATGACATTAAAGGATGTCGTAGAATTATCAAAAAACATAAAACACAATGCTGAACTCTTGAGAAAGGCGAGTACCCCTGAGATCCTCGGTGATAGTGGATGA
- a CDS encoding serine dehydratase beta chain, whose translation MILDVIGPVIIGPSSSHTAGMARLGRAFRYLFNDLSEGDVPLKVEIYLNSPLFSTYRGHGTDRALIGGVLGIYEWQEELKSSIEIARSKDMSVTFYESSFEGKHPNTIMISGVSKSESHYLIGASTGGAAVEITEIDGARVSISGKYPTLIIKNLDTPGALSKIVTTISMKGINISNLVLVRTNRIRGEAVCIIEMDSEPSKDLVGFLRGLQDVLHVAYLPVLAIP comes from the coding sequence GTGATTCTTGATGTTATCGGTCCCGTAATCATTGGTCCCTCTAGTTCTCACACTGCTGGCATGGCTCGTCTCGGCAGAGCTTTCAGATATCTTTTCAATGACCTGTCCGAGGGAGACGTGCCTTTGAAAGTTGAGATCTATCTTAACTCCCCTCTTTTTTCCACTTATAGGGGGCATGGAACCGACAGAGCTCTTATTGGTGGTGTTCTCGGTATTTATGAATGGCAAGAAGAGCTTAAATCATCAATAGAGATTGCTCGTTCAAAGGATATGAGTGTCACATTCTACGAAAGTTCTTTTGAAGGCAAACACCCGAATACGATTATGATTTCAGGTGTTTCTAAAAGTGAAAGTCACTACCTGATAGGTGCTTCAACGGGTGGAGCAGCGGTGGAAATAACTGAGATTGACGGGGCAAGAGTGAGTATCTCTGGAAAATATCCAACCCTGATCATAAAAAATCTGGATACCCCAGGTGCTCTTTCAAAGATCGTGACAACAATAAGCATGAAGGGAATAAATATAAGTAACCTCGTTTTAGTAAGGACTAACAGGATCAGAGGAGAAGCAGTTTGTATCATCGAAATGGATTCAGAACCATCCAAAGATCTTGTTGGTTTCCTGAGAGGTCTTCAGGATGTGCTGCACGTTGCGTATTTGCCTGTACTTGCCATTCCGTGA
- the pyrH gene encoding UMP kinase, whose translation MYKRVLLKLSGEVLSGEGNKGFSDDKIDFLVEEIKKVVEHGIELGIVIGAGNVFRGTEFSRLDAKTADQIGMMGTLINALYLKAILRNKGIKAVAISSSTNSPSFEPYHYDTIERYLRTNHVVIFGGGTTLPYFTTDTAAAIRAIEIGADVLIKATKVDGVYDKDPKQYPDAQRIERITFKEAIEKGLKIMDMEAFSLCQRYSKPVIVIDFFIPENLLSAIIGEKTGTLVLPD comes from the coding sequence ATGTATAAAAGGGTTCTCTTGAAATTGAGTGGCGAAGTCTTGAGTGGTGAGGGAAACAAAGGCTTTTCCGACGACAAAATAGATTTCCTAGTTGAAGAGATCAAAAAGGTAGTGGAGCATGGGATAGAGCTTGGCATCGTTATTGGAGCTGGAAACGTATTTAGAGGCACAGAATTTTCCAGACTTGACGCAAAGACCGCAGATCAGATCGGTATGATGGGCACCCTTATAAATGCATTGTATCTAAAGGCGATTCTCCGTAACAAGGGAATAAAAGCTGTAGCCATCTCTTCGAGCACTAATTCCCCATCATTCGAACCTTACCACTACGATACAATTGAGAGATATCTAAGAACGAATCATGTAGTTATCTTTGGCGGCGGCACGACCCTACCATATTTCACGACCGATACAGCCGCTGCGATACGCGCTATTGAAATCGGTGCTGATGTCCTTATTAAAGCAACAAAAGTAGACGGGGTTTATGATAAGGATCCAAAGCAATATCCCGATGCTCAGCGAATTGAAAGGATTACTTTCAAAGAAGCCATTGAAAAGGGTTTGAAAATCATGGACATGGAAGCTTTTTCGCTTTGCCAGCGATACAGCAAACCCGTAATCGTTATTGATTTCTTTATCCCCGAAAACTTATTAAGTGCTATAATAGGCGAGAAAACAGGAACTCTAGTTCTGCCTGATTGA
- a CDS encoding DUF1015 domain-containing protein: MSVVKPFRAVRPAPQLVEKVSCPPYDVVSYEEAREYGKIPESFMHVIRAEIDLPNDVPHYGEPVYEKARENLHKMLKEGVLIQEESPAYYIYWQKMGEHTQTGVVGCASVDEYQKGLIKKHELTRQDKEDDRAKHVYTVGANTGPVFLTFRSETEFEELLRELTEKLTPLYDFVDENGVQHRVFPVYDETDIKRIESAFKKVHCLYIADGHHRAASASRVREIMKTENPKHNGREEYNFFLSVIFPHSHLQVLDYNRVVKDLNGMNAAEFLEKVKEKFEVTYASVSPFKPSQKHEFGMYLSGKWYVMKAKEGAFDPSDPVASLDVSILQENLLSPILGIENPRKDPRIDFIGGIRGLRALEERVNNGWAVAFSMYPTSLEDLMKVADDGKVMPPKSTWFEPKLRSGLFVHLLK, from the coding sequence GTGTCAGTCGTAAAACCTTTTAGAGCGGTAAGACCAGCCCCCCAGCTTGTTGAGAAAGTCAGTTGCCCACCCTACGATGTTGTCAGCTATGAGGAAGCAAGGGAATATGGTAAGATCCCAGAAAGTTTCATGCACGTAATCAGAGCCGAGATCGACTTACCAAACGATGTCCCGCATTATGGTGAGCCGGTGTATGAAAAAGCCAGAGAGAATCTCCACAAAATGTTGAAAGAAGGTGTCCTCATTCAGGAGGAAAGCCCCGCGTACTACATATACTGGCAGAAGATGGGTGAACATACACAGACCGGTGTAGTTGGTTGTGCGTCTGTTGATGAATATCAGAAGGGTTTGATAAAAAAACATGAGCTAACCAGGCAAGATAAAGAAGATGACCGTGCGAAGCATGTGTACACCGTAGGGGCAAATACTGGCCCTGTCTTCTTGACTTTCAGATCCGAAACAGAATTCGAAGAACTCCTTAGAGAACTCACGGAGAAACTAACCCCGCTTTACGATTTTGTTGATGAAAACGGAGTGCAACATAGAGTTTTCCCGGTTTATGATGAAACTGATATCAAAAGAATTGAGTCTGCTTTCAAAAAAGTACACTGCCTTTATATTGCAGATGGGCACCACAGAGCTGCATCCGCTTCAAGGGTAAGAGAAATCATGAAAACCGAAAACCCAAAACACAATGGAAGAGAAGAGTACAACTTCTTCCTTTCAGTTATATTTCCACATTCACACCTGCAGGTACTTGATTACAATAGGGTAGTTAAAGACCTCAATGGAATGAACGCAGCAGAATTTCTCGAAAAAGTAAAGGAAAAATTCGAAGTCACCTATGCATCCGTGTCACCTTTCAAACCTTCTCAAAAACATGAATTTGGCATGTACCTTTCTGGAAAATGGTATGTCATGAAAGCAAAAGAAGGTGCCTTTGACCCCAGTGATCCAGTTGCCAGTCTGGATGTCTCTATATTGCAGGAGAACCTTCTGAGTCCTATCCTCGGGATTGAAAATCCGAGGAAAGACCCAAGGATTGATTTCATTGGCGGTATTAGAGGGCTCAGAGCACTTGAAGAAAGAGTGAATAATGGCTGGGCTGTAGCCTTTTCAATGTATCCCACATCCCTGGAAGACCTCATGAAAGTGGCTGACGATGGAAAGGTTATGCCGCCGAAGTCTACATGGTTTGAACCCAAGCTGAGAAGCGGACTCTTTGTTCACCTTTTAAAATGA
- the eno gene encoding phosphopyruvate hydratase, translated as MYAQIVDLIAREVLDSRGNPTIEVEVWLDDGTSARAIVPSGASTGKFEALELRDGDKKRYLGKGVLKAVDNVNEIIAPEIIGMNALNQITLDNTLLKLDGTENKDKLGANAILGVSMAVARAAASYLDIPLYKYLGGANARQLPVPFMNIINGGKHADNSLDIQEFMIVPVGFENFREALRAGVETFHHLKKLLKTDGHVTAVGDEGGFAPNFGSNEEAIQYIIKAIESAGYRAGEEIYIALDCAADSFFDEKKGVYLVDGKEMSGDDLIAYYEDLTNRYPIISIEDPFHEEDWEVFRKFNERLGNRIQIVGDDLYVTNLNRLKKGVELECSNSILIKLNQIGSVTETLETIEYAQKHGMSCVISHRSGETEDTFIAHLAVATNSGMIKTGSASRSERIAKYNELLRIEEELGDSAFFAGMDSFYNL; from the coding sequence ATGTACGCTCAGATTGTCGATTTGATAGCACGAGAAGTACTGGACTCCAGGGGAAATCCAACCATCGAAGTTGAAGTCTGGCTCGATGATGGAACTTCTGCAAGGGCCATCGTTCCTTCGGGCGCGTCCACAGGAAAATTCGAGGCTCTAGAACTCAGAGATGGTGATAAAAAAAGATATTTGGGGAAAGGAGTACTCAAAGCGGTTGATAACGTCAACGAAATCATTGCCCCCGAGATTATCGGCATGAATGCACTCAATCAGATAACTCTCGATAACACGCTCTTAAAGCTTGATGGTACAGAGAACAAGGACAAGCTCGGTGCAAATGCCATTCTAGGCGTTTCTATGGCGGTTGCGAGGGCAGCTGCAAGCTACCTAGATATCCCTCTTTACAAGTATCTAGGTGGAGCAAATGCCAGACAGCTTCCAGTGCCCTTCATGAACATAATCAATGGTGGTAAACACGCAGATAATAGTCTCGACATTCAGGAATTCATGATCGTACCTGTAGGCTTTGAAAATTTCAGAGAAGCTCTGAGAGCCGGAGTCGAAACTTTCCATCATTTGAAGAAGCTTCTAAAAACCGATGGGCATGTTACCGCTGTCGGTGACGAAGGTGGTTTTGCACCTAATTTTGGTAGCAATGAGGAAGCAATACAGTATATTATAAAAGCCATAGAATCCGCCGGATATCGAGCCGGAGAAGAGATTTACATTGCTCTCGATTGTGCTGCCGATTCCTTCTTCGACGAGAAAAAAGGTGTCTACCTCGTTGACGGAAAAGAAATGTCTGGTGATGATCTCATAGCTTACTACGAGGATCTGACAAATAGATACCCGATCATAAGCATTGAGGATCCCTTCCACGAAGAAGACTGGGAAGTTTTCAGAAAATTCAACGAGAGACTGGGAAATAGGATTCAGATCGTCGGTGACGACCTGTACGTAACGAATCTCAACAGGCTGAAGAAGGGTGTGGAGCTTGAGTGTTCTAACTCCATACTCATTAAGTTAAATCAGATAGGTTCCGTCACTGAAACCCTTGAGACGATTGAATACGCGCAAAAACACGGAATGAGCTGTGTAATCTCTCACAGATCTGGAGAAACTGAAGACACTTTCATTGCTCATCTTGCTGTTGCCACAAACTCAGGTATGATAAAAACCGGTTCCGCTTCGAGAAGTGAAAGAATTGCAAAGTACAACGAACTCCTCAGAATTGAAGAAGAGCTCGGTGACAGTGCATTCTTCGCGGGAATGGACTCTTTCTATAATCTTTGA
- the tsf gene encoding translation elongation factor Ts: MAEKITASMVKELRDMTGAGMLDCKKALMETGGDFEKAKEYLRKKGALKADKVAGRATGEGIIYSYIHHNDRLGVLLELNCNTDFVARTSEFKELAHKIALQIASMAPRWVARENVPEEVIAKEKEIYTEQMKNSGKPENVIEKIIEGKIENFYKENCLLEQEYVFEKGKTIKDLIIDLIAKTGENIQVSRFVRWELGGGSN; the protein is encoded by the coding sequence ATGGCTGAAAAGATCACTGCTTCAATGGTCAAAGAGTTAAGAGATATGACTGGAGCTGGCATGCTCGACTGTAAAAAAGCTCTGATGGAGACCGGAGGAGACTTTGAAAAAGCGAAAGAATATCTGAGAAAGAAAGGTGCCTTGAAAGCCGATAAGGTAGCTGGAAGGGCTACAGGTGAAGGCATCATTTACTCTTATATTCACCATAATGACAGGCTCGGCGTTCTTCTTGAGCTCAATTGTAACACCGATTTTGTCGCCAGAACCTCAGAGTTTAAAGAGCTTGCTCACAAGATCGCACTGCAGATCGCTTCCATGGCTCCAAGATGGGTCGCACGTGAGAACGTTCCAGAAGAAGTTATTGCGAAGGAAAAAGAGATCTACACCGAACAAATGAAAAATTCTGGCAAGCCCGAAAACGTCATCGAAAAAATCATTGAAGGAAAAATCGAAAATTTTTATAAAGAGAACTGCCTCCTCGAGCAGGAATACGTATTTGAGAAGGGCAAAACCATAAAAGATCTCATCATCGACCTGATAGCTAAAACCGGTGAGAACATACAGGTAAGTAGGTTCGTCAGATGGGAACTTGGAGGAGGCTCTAATTGA
- the ftsY gene encoding signal recognition particle-docking protein FtsY: MGFLSKIREGLKKTRESIFKQVRRLLSFEKLDDETLEEIEELLITSDMGVKTASEVIEKLKERANKSDNPLETLKEILRELLKIDSVEKHPELPPLVISVVGVNGTGKTTTIGKLSKRFVNEGKKVVLAACDTFRAAAVEQLKIWSERVGVDFISQGQGADPAAVAFDAVSHAKSKAKDVVLIDTAGRLHTKHNLMEELKKVHRVIKKVIPEAPHEVLLVIDATTGQNGLVQARKFMETVDITGIVLTKLDGTAKGGIVFAIVRELGIPVKYIGVGESIDDLRPFNSDEFVEAILGTEEFEENEV, from the coding sequence ATGGGCTTCCTTTCGAAGATAAGAGAAGGACTAAAAAAGACACGGGAATCCATTTTCAAACAAGTGAGAAGACTCCTTAGCTTCGAAAAGCTGGACGACGAAACTCTGGAAGAGATAGAAGAGCTTCTGATAACATCAGACATGGGAGTCAAAACTGCTTCTGAAGTTATTGAAAAACTCAAAGAACGAGCGAATAAATCCGACAACCCATTGGAAACTCTGAAAGAGATTTTGAGAGAATTGCTGAAAATCGATAGTGTAGAAAAACATCCTGAACTCCCCCCGTTAGTGATATCAGTTGTAGGGGTAAACGGTACCGGAAAAACGACCACTATCGGTAAGTTGTCCAAACGCTTTGTAAATGAAGGGAAGAAGGTTGTTCTAGCCGCCTGTGATACGTTCAGAGCAGCAGCTGTTGAACAGCTAAAAATCTGGAGTGAAAGGGTCGGTGTCGATTTCATCAGCCAGGGGCAGGGTGCTGATCCCGCGGCTGTGGCTTTTGATGCTGTCAGTCACGCGAAGAGCAAAGCAAAAGATGTTGTTCTCATCGACACCGCAGGCAGGCTTCATACAAAACATAACCTGATGGAAGAGCTTAAAAAGGTCCATCGAGTCATAAAGAAAGTCATACCAGAAGCCCCTCATGAAGTACTTTTGGTTATCGATGCTACAACCGGGCAAAACGGTCTCGTCCAGGCAAGAAAATTTATGGAAACCGTGGATATCACAGGCATTGTGCTCACAAAACTCGATGGCACAGCCAAAGGCGGTATCGTCTTCGCCATAGTCAGAGAGCTCGGAATTCCTGTGAAATATATAGGTGTTGGTGAAAGCATTGATGATTTGAGACCGTTCAATTCTGATGAATTCGTGGAAGCCATTCTTGGTACTGAAGAATTTGAGGAGAACGAGGTGTGA
- the coaD gene encoding pantetheine-phosphate adenylyltransferase, with protein MKRAVYPGSFDPITYGHIDILNRAAKIFDEVIVLVMNNINKKYFFSFEERFDMVKEAIKAYENVKVETYDGLLVEYTRKREISVLVRGLRAVSDFEYELQMAHMNKSMCPNLETVFLMTDSKYSFISSTVVREVARFGGDVSPWVPKYVIEAFKRRLG; from the coding sequence ATGAAACGGGCAGTATATCCTGGGTCTTTTGACCCCATCACATATGGGCACATAGATATTCTTAACAGAGCTGCGAAAATTTTCGATGAAGTGATTGTACTGGTAATGAATAACATAAACAAAAAGTACTTCTTTTCCTTTGAGGAACGCTTTGATATGGTCAAAGAAGCCATCAAAGCCTATGAAAACGTAAAAGTCGAAACCTATGACGGTTTGTTAGTAGAATACACCAGAAAAAGGGAGATCTCCGTACTCGTTAGAGGCTTGAGGGCTGTATCAGATTTTGAATATGAACTCCAGATGGCTCATATGAATAAATCTATGTGTCCTAATCTGGAAACTGTTTTTCTTATGACGGATTCGAAATACTCTTTCATTTCTTCGACTGTCGTGCGAGAAGTGGCTAGATTTGGCGGTGATGTCTCTCCCTGGGTTCCGAAATACGTTATAGAAGCTTTCAAAAGGAGACTTGGTTAG